From Primulina tabacum isolate GXHZ01 chromosome 2, ASM2559414v2, whole genome shotgun sequence, one genomic window encodes:
- the LOC142537039 gene encoding protein trichome birefringence-like 19 encodes MEPPFPKYLTIGKKTKDISIILSLALVLITVICLYNPYLLKYPSLAHYKNPDDDVETTEKCDISRGEWIPHPDAPYYTNTTCWAIHEHQNCMKYGRPDSDFIKWRWKPDGCALPEFNPSQFLDMVRGKSLAFVGDSVGRNQMQSMICLLSRVEYPIDVSTSSDQYFKRWRYVNYNFTLAAFWTPFLVRSQERGSHGPTHTGLFNLYLDEFDHSWTTQIDDFDYVILNSGHWLTRTAVYYENRGVVGCHYCQLPNITELKMSYAYRRVFRTALKAINGREHFRGVTFLRTFSPSHFEGGLWNEGGNCVRTRPFRSNETVLEGVGLEFYTIQLEEFSFAERERKKRLRLLDTTHAMLLRPDGHPSRYGHWPDENVTLYNDCVHWCLPGPIDSWADFLFHLLKLEAPISRGKRNFI; translated from the exons ATGGAGCCTCCCTTTCCCAAATACCTGACCATAGGTAAAAAAACAAAGGATATTTCCATTATATTATCCCTAGCATTAGTCCTCATCACCGTTATCTGTCTATATAATCCATATCTGCTTAAATATCCTTCATTAGCACACTACAAAAACCCAGATGACGATGTTGAAACAACTGAAAAGTGTGATATCTCCAGAGGGGAATGGATCCCTCATCCGGATGCTCCGTACTACACGAATACGACGTGTTGGGCGATCCATGAGCACCAGAACTGTATGAAATACGGGAGACCCGATTCGGATTTCATCAAGTGGAGGTGGAAACCGGACGGCTGTGCTTTGCCGGAGTTTAACCCGTCTCAGTTCTTGGATATGGTCCGGGGTAAGTCTTTGGCATTTGTTGGGGATTCTGTAGGGAGGAACCAAATGCAATCCATGATATGTCTCCTGTCCAGG GTGGAATATCCGATCGACGTATCGACCTCATCAGACCAGTACTTCAAACGCTGGAGATACGTTAATTATAACTTCACCCTCGCCGCCTTCTGGACGCCGTTCCTGGTCCGATCCCAAGAACGAGGCTCCCACGGCCCGACTCATACCGGTCTCTTCAACCTCTATCTCGACGAATTCGACCACTCATGGACCACTCAAATTGACGATTTCGATTATGTCATCCTCAACTCCGGCCACTGGCTCACTCGCACCGCCGTCTACTACGAGAACCGCGGCGTCGTTGGCTGCCACTACTGCCAGCTCCCCAACATCACCGAGCTCAAAATGAGTTACGCCTACCGTCGCGTGTTCCGCACCGCGCTTAAAGCTATCAACGGTAGAGAACATTTCAGAGGAGTAACGTTTTTGCGTACCTTTTCTCCTTCGCATTTTGAAGGCGGATTGTGGAACGAAGGCGGGAACTGCGTGAGGACGCGGCCGTTCCGCAGCAACGAGACGGTGCTGGAGGGTGTAGGTTTGGAGTTTTACACGATCCAACTGGAAGAATTTAGCTTTGCGGAAAGGGAAAGGAAGAAGAGACTGAGATTACTGGATACGACGCATGCGATGCTCTTGAGGCCCGATGGGCATCCGAGTAGATATGGGCACTGGCCCGATGAGAATGTGACTTTGTACAACGACTGCGTGCATTGGTGCTTGCCCGGCCCGATTGATTCTTGGGCCGATTTTTTGTTTCACTTGTTAAAGTTGGAGGCCCCAATATCTCGAGGCAAGAGAAATttcatttaa
- the LOC142537041 gene encoding protein trichome birefringence-like 19: MFLRCLMKYILHIPKQTTDICWIEMSLMSLQHITLVEMRKRTPKIAPFLALIVLLTIPLYYPSIIDSSKKLNTTFESSIDSLKDTSNPCSSLDLRCKENEPDATAQHHDAAAGKEIREEAQPAETEPDTPPDEKCDLFSGEWVPNPEGPYYTNATCYAIQEHQNCMRSGRPDVGYLKWRWKPDECELPIFDPLQFLELVRGKSLAFVGDSVARNHMQSLICLLASKAGYPVDTSTDRIQNKRYQYPAYDFNISMFWSPFLVRTAETNLDKPPFTVHLDQFHPNWTAQIASFDYVIISAGHWFTRPSYLYLNNSLIGCIYCAKPNITHLLPPFSCRWAFRTAFRAINSAAGFDGVAFVRTFAPSHFEGGAWDDGGKCARTSPFKRNEAVVEGSDLEMYLAQVEELGIAQKAERKNGGKLKVLDVTKIMLMRPDGHPNKYSHLAGTVQSLANDCVHWCLPGPIDSWNDILQELLRRETGNKNT; encoded by the exons ATGTTTTTACGATGTCTTATGAAGTACATATTACATATACCCAAACAAACGACAGATATTTGTTGGATTGAAATGAGCCTGATGAGCCTCCAACACATAACCCTCGTCGAAATGAGGAAAAGAACACCAAAAATCGCTCCTTTCTTAGCCCTAATCGTACTCCTCACAATCCCATTATACTACCCTTCCATTATAGATTcttccaagaaattaaacacTACATTCGAATCTTCAATAGATTCACTTAAAGACACCAGTAATCCTTGCAGCTCCCTCGACTTGCGATGCAAAGAAAACGAACCCGACGCGACGGCCCAGCACCACGATGCCGCCGCAGGAAAGGAAATAAGGGAAGAAGCCCAACCCGCTGAAACGGAACCTGATACACCCCCGGATGAAAAATGCGACTTATTTTCCGGCGAATGGGTTCCGAATCCCGAGGGCCCGTACTACACAAACGCGACGTGTTACGCGATTCAGGAGCACCAGAATTGTATGAGATCAGGGCGGCCCGATGTCGGGTACCTGAAATGGAGGTGGAAGCCCGATGAGTGCGAGCTTCCGATATTCGATCCACTACAATTTTTGGAGCTGGTTAGGGGGAAATCACTGGCATTTGTAGGCGATTCAGTGGCAAGAAATCATATGCAATCCTTGATTTGTCTCTTGGCGTCCAAG GCTGGATATCCTGTAGATACATCAACTGATCGAATCCAAAACAAACGCTACCAATACCCGGCTTACGACTTCAACATCTCCATGTTTTGGTCGCCCTTTTTGGTGAGGACGGCTGAAACTAACCTAGATAAGCCTCCTTTCACCGTGCACCTTGACCAGTTCCACCCGAACTGGACTGCTCAAATCGCGTCTTTTGATTACGTCATCATCTCCGCCGGACACTGGTTCACCCGCCCCTCCTATCTCTACCTCAACAACAGCCTCATCGGTTGCATCTACTGCGCCAAACCCAACATCACCCACCTCCTCCCACCGTTCAGCTGCCGTTGGGCGTTCCGGACCGCGTTTCGAGCCATCAACAGCGCCGCTGGCTTCGACGGCGTGGCATTTGTGAGAACGTTTGCGCCCTCGCATTTCGAGGGCGGCGCATGGGACGATGGCGGGAAATGCGCGCGGACGAGCCCGTTTAAGAGGAATGAGGCTGTGGTGGAGGGCTCTGACTTGGAAATGTATTTGGCACAGGTGGAGGAGCTGGGAATTGCACagaaagcagaaaggaagaatGGAGGGAAATTGAAGGTGCTGGATGTGACGAAGATCATGTTAATGAGGCCGGACGGGCATCCTAATAAATATTCGCATTTGGCGGGGACGGTTCAGTCATTAGCCAATGATTGCGTGCATTGGTGTTTGCCTGGTCCTATTGATTCTTGGAACGATATTTTGCAAGAATTGTTGAGGAGAGAAACAGGCAACAAGAATacgtga
- the LOC142537042 gene encoding tetraspanin-7-like, with amino-acid sequence MFSSNIETFLRPLKKGFILNPTGFTFQLLPKRHRVQALYNEAKNTIRSVPHISLGIIMLSFSRILLVILNLTILFSSLAQINVAKSLAHDSHRKLCLQENAGAIAFNATFLLITSIIGIIGTSCKVKSLQAIYLWIMLILTVSSFVYVTFISVLMPRVSADRVWENSKDGYWLNEYQPALQKALINGKDWFTIRNCYVEFGLCNAWRNQSRTMNQPTNQGRNYVELGCCYPPARCQLVQTNGTLWQTPKSGVDPNDKECVHWTISDRVGDCYDCDSCKAGYLTKYQENWQQGTFMHIFRLVFLTVVSALALYAFNDDRNARLEHYT; translated from the exons ATGTTTTCAAGCAACATAGAAACATTTCTCCGTCCCCTCAAAAAGGGCTTCATCCTTAATCCCACAGGATTCACATTCCAGCTTCTACCAAAGCGCCACCGAGTCCAGGCGCTTTACAACGAAGCCAAAAATACCATCAGATCAGTCCCCCATATATCCCTCGGAATCATCATGCTAAGTTTTAGCAGGATTCTTCTTGTAATCCTTAACCTCACAATCCTGTTTTCTTCATTGGCCCAAATCAATGTCGCCAAATCCCTGGCACATGATTCCCACAGGAAACTGTGCTTGCAAGAAAATGCAGGGGCAATTGCATTCAATGCAACTTTCCTTCTAATCACATCCATTATCGGGATAATCGGGACGTCCTGTAAAGTCAAGTCTTTGCAGGCAATTTATTTATGGATCATGTTAATTCTGACGGTTTCTTCATTTGTTTATGTGACGTTTATTTCGGTTCTGATGCCGAGGGTATCGGCAGACAGGGTATGGGAGAATTCCAAGGATGGGTATTGGTTGAATGAGTATCAGCCGGCGTTGCAGAAGGCTTTGATCAATGGAAAAGATTGGTTCACGATACGGAATTGTTATGTGGAGTTTGGGCTTTGTAATGCGTGGAGAAACCAATCCAGGACTATGAATCAACCTACGAACCAGGGTCGAAACTATGTCGag CTTGGTTGTTGTTATCCTCCGGCTCGTTGTCAGCTGGTGCAAACAAACGGAACATTGTGGCAGACCCCAAAGTCCGGGGTCGATCCAAATGATAAAGAATGTGTTCATTGGACGATAAGTGATCGTGTAGGCGATTGCTACGACTGCGACTCCTGCAAGGCTGGATACTTAACAAAATACCAAGAGAATTGGCAACAAGGCACCTTCATGCACATTTTTCGTTTGGTGTTCCTCACAGTAGTGTCTGCCCTTGCTCTGTATGCTTTCAATGATGACCGTAATGCCAGACTCGAACATTACACTTGA
- the LOC142537043 gene encoding uncharacterized protein LOC142537043 isoform X3 yields the protein MENESLQRQSEEYEPFPLKDMESVVATVTGYHGSERFNLIKLIALTGASYVGNMSRSITHLVCWKFEGRKYELAKKFKMVIVSHRWIEECVKKGRRVSETPYTFQSGQEVGTLCSNISLRIKQARVQSKVRETSKVPLLEVEDEEANVGPWAGFNFSNERKRNSTSSKPHCRGRRLVKKQITMVDLASTSKFEREFQLVKVLPEDNISEILFDRPKVDTHQNASTRHTSDITCPRNRLSNNDSIDVEEIEVVDIDNENDYVRGVPCLLKPPEKSLEVALDDHFDNHFGMTQPMPTELSCVICWTDFSPTRGVLPCGHRFCFSCIQNWADQLASKKKPSTCPLCKADFICITKVEDTLFSDQKIYSQTILNDNSKNDVYILPDESDHLPNNPLVHVCFRCSSREPVDLLVLCHYCKIRVVHSYCLDPPLFPWICFQCKDLQMIYLHNR from the exons ATGGAAAACGAGTCGCTTCAGCGTCAATCCGAAG AATACgagcctttccccttgaaagaCATGGAATCAGTGGTGGCTACAGTGACCGGATACCACGGCTCTGAGAGATTCAATCTTATTAAACTGATAGCTTTGACCGGTGCTAGTTACGTTGGCAATATGAGTCGATCTATCACGCATTTG GTGTGCTGGAAATTTGAAGGAAGAAAATACGAGCTTGCAAAGAAGTTTAAGATGGTGATAGTTAGTCATCGCTGGATTGAAGAATGTGTAAAGAAAGGGCGCCGAGTTTCGGAGACTCCATATACCTTTCAGAG TGGGCAAGAGGTAGGAACACTGTGTTCCAACATCTCATTAAGGATTAAGCAAGCTCGTGTTCAATCAAAAGTAAGAGAAACCTCAAAAGTGCCTTTGCTTGAAGTTGAAGATGAAGAGGCTAATGTTGGTCCATGGGCGGGCTTCAACTTTTCAAATGAG AGAAAACGGAACTCCACTTCATCAAAACCACATTGCAGAGGTAGGAGGCTAGTTAAAAAGCAAATCACCATGGTGGATTTGGCATCAACTTCAAAGTTCGAGCGAGAGTTTCAGTTAGTGAAAGTGCTTCCTGAAGACAATATAAGTGAAATTCTGTTTGACAGGCCAAAGGTTGACACACACCAAAATGCTTCTACCAGGCACACATCTGACATAACATGCCCTAGAAATCGGCTGAGTAATAATGATTCTATAGATGTAGAAGAGATTGAGGTTGTGGATATTGACAATGAGAACGATTATGTTCGTGGTGTCCCATGTTTGCTCAAACCTCCAGAAAAAAGTCTTGAAGTAGCTCTAGATGATCATTTTGACAATCATTTTGGTATGACACAGCCTATGCCAACAGAGTTGTCATGTGTCATATGTTGGACCGATTTCAGTCCCACCCGAGGAGTGCTGCCATGCGGCCATCGTTTTTGTTTCTCATGCATACAGAACTGGGCAGATCAGCTG GCTTCCAAAAAGAAGCCCTCCACATGCCCTCTGTGTAAGGCTGACTTCATATGCATCACCAAAGTGGAAGACACCCTCTTTTCAGACCAGAAAATATATTCGCAGACAATCCTGAACGACAACTCAAAAAATGATGTATACATCCTTCCTGATGAATCAGACCATCTCCCTAACAAT CCATTGGTACATGTTTGTTTTCGATGCTCCAGTAGAGAACCTGTGGACCTTCTTGTTCTCTGTCATTACTGCAAAATTCGAGTTGTTCATTCTTACTGCCTCGATCCACCTTTGTTTCCGTGGATATGCTTCCAATGCAAAGATCTCCAAATGATCTATCTTCATAACCGATAG
- the LOC142537043 gene encoding uncharacterized protein LOC142537043 isoform X1 — MENESLQRQSEEYEPFPLKDMESVVATVTGYHGSERFNLIKLIALTGASYVGNMSRSITHLVCWKFEGRKYELAKKFKMVIVSHRWIEECVKKGRRVSETPYTFQSGQEVGTLCSNISLRIKQARVQSKVRETSKVPLLEVEDEEANVGPWAGFNFSNEHNNGSIRPSGNWKTTEKISRKDSPGSSNSQLEAVNSEPMVIERKRNSTSSKPHCRGRRLVKKQITMVDLASTSKFEREFQLVKVLPEDNISEILFDRPKVDTHQNASTRHTSDITCPRNRLSNNDSIDVEEIEVVDIDNENDYVRGVPCLLKPPEKSLEVALDDHFDNHFGMTQPMPTELSCVICWTDFSPTRGVLPCGHRFCFSCIQNWADQLASKKKPSTCPLCKADFICITKVEDTLFSDQKIYSQTILNDNSKNDVYILPDESDHLPNNPLVHVCFRCSSREPVDLLVLCHYCKIRVVHSYCLDPPLFPWICFQCKDLQMIYLHNR, encoded by the exons ATGGAAAACGAGTCGCTTCAGCGTCAATCCGAAG AATACgagcctttccccttgaaagaCATGGAATCAGTGGTGGCTACAGTGACCGGATACCACGGCTCTGAGAGATTCAATCTTATTAAACTGATAGCTTTGACCGGTGCTAGTTACGTTGGCAATATGAGTCGATCTATCACGCATTTG GTGTGCTGGAAATTTGAAGGAAGAAAATACGAGCTTGCAAAGAAGTTTAAGATGGTGATAGTTAGTCATCGCTGGATTGAAGAATGTGTAAAGAAAGGGCGCCGAGTTTCGGAGACTCCATATACCTTTCAGAG TGGGCAAGAGGTAGGAACACTGTGTTCCAACATCTCATTAAGGATTAAGCAAGCTCGTGTTCAATCAAAAGTAAGAGAAACCTCAAAAGTGCCTTTGCTTGAAGTTGAAGATGAAGAGGCTAATGTTGGTCCATGGGCGGGCTTCAACTTTTCAAATGAG CACAACAATGGTTCTATCAGACCAAGTGGGAACTGGAAAACAACTGAAAAAATATCAAGAAAGGACAGTCCTGGAAGCAGCAATAGTCAACTTGAGGCTGTCAATTCCGAGCCCATGGTTATAGAA AGAAAACGGAACTCCACTTCATCAAAACCACATTGCAGAGGTAGGAGGCTAGTTAAAAAGCAAATCACCATGGTGGATTTGGCATCAACTTCAAAGTTCGAGCGAGAGTTTCAGTTAGTGAAAGTGCTTCCTGAAGACAATATAAGTGAAATTCTGTTTGACAGGCCAAAGGTTGACACACACCAAAATGCTTCTACCAGGCACACATCTGACATAACATGCCCTAGAAATCGGCTGAGTAATAATGATTCTATAGATGTAGAAGAGATTGAGGTTGTGGATATTGACAATGAGAACGATTATGTTCGTGGTGTCCCATGTTTGCTCAAACCTCCAGAAAAAAGTCTTGAAGTAGCTCTAGATGATCATTTTGACAATCATTTTGGTATGACACAGCCTATGCCAACAGAGTTGTCATGTGTCATATGTTGGACCGATTTCAGTCCCACCCGAGGAGTGCTGCCATGCGGCCATCGTTTTTGTTTCTCATGCATACAGAACTGGGCAGATCAGCTG GCTTCCAAAAAGAAGCCCTCCACATGCCCTCTGTGTAAGGCTGACTTCATATGCATCACCAAAGTGGAAGACACCCTCTTTTCAGACCAGAAAATATATTCGCAGACAATCCTGAACGACAACTCAAAAAATGATGTATACATCCTTCCTGATGAATCAGACCATCTCCCTAACAAT CCATTGGTACATGTTTGTTTTCGATGCTCCAGTAGAGAACCTGTGGACCTTCTTGTTCTCTGTCATTACTGCAAAATTCGAGTTGTTCATTCTTACTGCCTCGATCCACCTTTGTTTCCGTGGATATGCTTCCAATGCAAAGATCTCCAAATGATCTATCTTCATAACCGATAG
- the LOC142537043 gene encoding uncharacterized protein LOC142537043 isoform X2, whose translation MESVVATVTGYHGSERFNLIKLIALTGASYVGNMSRSITHLVCWKFEGRKYELAKKFKMVIVSHRWIEECVKKGRRVSETPYTFQSGQEVGTLCSNISLRIKQARVQSKVRETSKVPLLEVEDEEANVGPWAGFNFSNEHNNGSIRPSGNWKTTEKISRKDSPGSSNSQLEAVNSEPMVIERKRNSTSSKPHCRGRRLVKKQITMVDLASTSKFEREFQLVKVLPEDNISEILFDRPKVDTHQNASTRHTSDITCPRNRLSNNDSIDVEEIEVVDIDNENDYVRGVPCLLKPPEKSLEVALDDHFDNHFGMTQPMPTELSCVICWTDFSPTRGVLPCGHRFCFSCIQNWADQLASKKKPSTCPLCKADFICITKVEDTLFSDQKIYSQTILNDNSKNDVYILPDESDHLPNNPLVHVCFRCSSREPVDLLVLCHYCKIRVVHSYCLDPPLFPWICFQCKDLQMIYLHNR comes from the exons ATGGAATCAGTGGTGGCTACAGTGACCGGATACCACGGCTCTGAGAGATTCAATCTTATTAAACTGATAGCTTTGACCGGTGCTAGTTACGTTGGCAATATGAGTCGATCTATCACGCATTTG GTGTGCTGGAAATTTGAAGGAAGAAAATACGAGCTTGCAAAGAAGTTTAAGATGGTGATAGTTAGTCATCGCTGGATTGAAGAATGTGTAAAGAAAGGGCGCCGAGTTTCGGAGACTCCATATACCTTTCAGAG TGGGCAAGAGGTAGGAACACTGTGTTCCAACATCTCATTAAGGATTAAGCAAGCTCGTGTTCAATCAAAAGTAAGAGAAACCTCAAAAGTGCCTTTGCTTGAAGTTGAAGATGAAGAGGCTAATGTTGGTCCATGGGCGGGCTTCAACTTTTCAAATGAG CACAACAATGGTTCTATCAGACCAAGTGGGAACTGGAAAACAACTGAAAAAATATCAAGAAAGGACAGTCCTGGAAGCAGCAATAGTCAACTTGAGGCTGTCAATTCCGAGCCCATGGTTATAGAA AGAAAACGGAACTCCACTTCATCAAAACCACATTGCAGAGGTAGGAGGCTAGTTAAAAAGCAAATCACCATGGTGGATTTGGCATCAACTTCAAAGTTCGAGCGAGAGTTTCAGTTAGTGAAAGTGCTTCCTGAAGACAATATAAGTGAAATTCTGTTTGACAGGCCAAAGGTTGACACACACCAAAATGCTTCTACCAGGCACACATCTGACATAACATGCCCTAGAAATCGGCTGAGTAATAATGATTCTATAGATGTAGAAGAGATTGAGGTTGTGGATATTGACAATGAGAACGATTATGTTCGTGGTGTCCCATGTTTGCTCAAACCTCCAGAAAAAAGTCTTGAAGTAGCTCTAGATGATCATTTTGACAATCATTTTGGTATGACACAGCCTATGCCAACAGAGTTGTCATGTGTCATATGTTGGACCGATTTCAGTCCCACCCGAGGAGTGCTGCCATGCGGCCATCGTTTTTGTTTCTCATGCATACAGAACTGGGCAGATCAGCTG GCTTCCAAAAAGAAGCCCTCCACATGCCCTCTGTGTAAGGCTGACTTCATATGCATCACCAAAGTGGAAGACACCCTCTTTTCAGACCAGAAAATATATTCGCAGACAATCCTGAACGACAACTCAAAAAATGATGTATACATCCTTCCTGATGAATCAGACCATCTCCCTAACAAT CCATTGGTACATGTTTGTTTTCGATGCTCCAGTAGAGAACCTGTGGACCTTCTTGTTCTCTGTCATTACTGCAAAATTCGAGTTGTTCATTCTTACTGCCTCGATCCACCTTTGTTTCCGTGGATATGCTTCCAATGCAAAGATCTCCAAATGATCTATCTTCATAACCGATAG
- the LOC142537043 gene encoding uncharacterized protein LOC142537043 isoform X4, which translates to MNGPNGQGPICSVISSGQEVGTLCSNISLRIKQARVQSKVRETSKVPLLEVEDEEANVGPWAGFNFSNEHNNGSIRPSGNWKTTEKISRKDSPGSSNSQLEAVNSEPMVIERKRNSTSSKPHCRGRRLVKKQITMVDLASTSKFEREFQLVKVLPEDNISEILFDRPKVDTHQNASTRHTSDITCPRNRLSNNDSIDVEEIEVVDIDNENDYVRGVPCLLKPPEKSLEVALDDHFDNHFGMTQPMPTELSCVICWTDFSPTRGVLPCGHRFCFSCIQNWADQLASKKKPSTCPLCKADFICITKVEDTLFSDQKIYSQTILNDNSKNDVYILPDESDHLPNNPLVHVCFRCSSREPVDLLVLCHYCKIRVVHSYCLDPPLFPWICFQCKDLQMIYLHNR; encoded by the exons ATGAATGGACCAAATGGCCAAGGACCAATTTGTTCTGTAATATCGAG TGGGCAAGAGGTAGGAACACTGTGTTCCAACATCTCATTAAGGATTAAGCAAGCTCGTGTTCAATCAAAAGTAAGAGAAACCTCAAAAGTGCCTTTGCTTGAAGTTGAAGATGAAGAGGCTAATGTTGGTCCATGGGCGGGCTTCAACTTTTCAAATGAG CACAACAATGGTTCTATCAGACCAAGTGGGAACTGGAAAACAACTGAAAAAATATCAAGAAAGGACAGTCCTGGAAGCAGCAATAGTCAACTTGAGGCTGTCAATTCCGAGCCCATGGTTATAGAA AGAAAACGGAACTCCACTTCATCAAAACCACATTGCAGAGGTAGGAGGCTAGTTAAAAAGCAAATCACCATGGTGGATTTGGCATCAACTTCAAAGTTCGAGCGAGAGTTTCAGTTAGTGAAAGTGCTTCCTGAAGACAATATAAGTGAAATTCTGTTTGACAGGCCAAAGGTTGACACACACCAAAATGCTTCTACCAGGCACACATCTGACATAACATGCCCTAGAAATCGGCTGAGTAATAATGATTCTATAGATGTAGAAGAGATTGAGGTTGTGGATATTGACAATGAGAACGATTATGTTCGTGGTGTCCCATGTTTGCTCAAACCTCCAGAAAAAAGTCTTGAAGTAGCTCTAGATGATCATTTTGACAATCATTTTGGTATGACACAGCCTATGCCAACAGAGTTGTCATGTGTCATATGTTGGACCGATTTCAGTCCCACCCGAGGAGTGCTGCCATGCGGCCATCGTTTTTGTTTCTCATGCATACAGAACTGGGCAGATCAGCTG GCTTCCAAAAAGAAGCCCTCCACATGCCCTCTGTGTAAGGCTGACTTCATATGCATCACCAAAGTGGAAGACACCCTCTTTTCAGACCAGAAAATATATTCGCAGACAATCCTGAACGACAACTCAAAAAATGATGTATACATCCTTCCTGATGAATCAGACCATCTCCCTAACAAT CCATTGGTACATGTTTGTTTTCGATGCTCCAGTAGAGAACCTGTGGACCTTCTTGTTCTCTGTCATTACTGCAAAATTCGAGTTGTTCATTCTTACTGCCTCGATCCACCTTTGTTTCCGTGGATATGCTTCCAATGCAAAGATCTCCAAATGATCTATCTTCATAACCGATAG